In the genome of Zobellia nedashkovskayae, the window AGGCGGATGTAAAAGCATTAAATGACTTCACGAAGTATTATGCAGAAATAGACTTTGAAAGCGGCACGTTTGAAGTTTTTGGCGAGATAGCTATTGCGGATGGGTATCTTAAAGGCTCTATAAAACCTATTATTAAAGACAGTAAACTCGTTGGAAAAGAAGATGGATTTCTTGAAACCCTATGGGAAGGCTTTGTTGGCTTCTTTAAATTTGTCCTTAAAAACCAGAAAAACAACACGTTAGCAACCAAGGTTCCTCTTGAAGGCGATTTGAATAATCTAGGAACAAAAACATGGCCCACAGTAACTAACATCTTTAAGAATGCTTGGATAAAAGCATATAAGGGCGTAGTAGATGACGATATAAATTTTGAAGATGCTGAAAAGGAGGCTGATAGTGTAAAACAAAAAGCGAAATAATTTTTAGGGCATTGTTGTTCAATAACAACTTCCCAGAACTATTTCGCTTTTTAAATTTATGTGGTTTACTAGTTATTTCACTTCATCATAATGATCATCCCAATTCTGTACATGGGGTTTGCCTAATTTTCCAACAGACTTGGCCACCATCATCGCAACGCAAGCATCACCGGTAACATTTACTACGGTACGGAGCATATCCAAAGGTCTGTCTACTGCAAATATAAGTGCCAATCCTATTGCCAATTTATCTTGCGGAAAACCAATCGCCTCTAGAACAATTACCAGCATAACCATACCGGCACCAGGAACCGCCGCAGATCCAATTGAGGCCAATAACGCAGTAAGTACAATAGTCAGTTGTCCACTAAAAGATAGATCAAACCCTAAGGCCTGCGCTATAAAAACAGCAGCAACGCCTTGGTAAAGACTTGTACCGTCCATATTTATAGTAGCACCAACGGGAAGTACAAAACTAGACACCTCTTTATCTACACCAATATGCTCCTCTACCCTTTCCATAGTTACTGGTAAAGTAGCTGCACTAGAACTCGTGGAGAACGCTAAAAGTTGAGCAGGGCTCATTTCTTTTAAGAATTTCCATGGGCTGTAGCGCGTAAAAGTTGCCACAACTACACTATAGAAAACAATCATTAACAACAACCCTAGTGTTACTACACCAGCGTATTTTAAAAGAGCTATAAGCAAATCCGGGTCACCCGAAGTAGCTACAACGTTCGCCAACAGTGCAAAAACGGCTATAGGAGCGCTGAGCATAATCAAATCCACCATCTTTAAAACAATGTCATTGAGGGAATCGAAAAAATCTTTAAGGGGTTTAGCTTTCTCTTCTCCTATTAGAAGCATGGAGATACCCATGAAAATGGTAAAAAAGATAACCTGTAACATTAAACTGTTATCGCCTAATGCCTTAACTGCATTATCTGGCACCATATCTTCTAAAAACTGAAGCGGGCCGCTATCTTGTTGTCTATGTGCTTCTTCCAACTTGGAAGTAACACCACTATCACTTGAATACGTCTCTGTTAACTTAGCTATGGTATCTTCGGATATTCCTTCGCCTGGTTTGAGGAGATTCACTAAAATAAGCCCGATGGAAATAGCAATTACAGTG includes:
- a CDS encoding dicarboxylate/amino acid:cation symporter, with translation MKKLELHWRILIGMVLGILFGFGMTYVDWGRDFVLDWINPLGSIFVKLLKLIAIPLILASLIKGISDLKDISKFRNIGLRTIAIYIGTTVIAISIGLILVNLLKPGEGISEDTIAKLTETYSSDSGVTSKLEEAHRQQDSGPLQFLEDMVPDNAVKALGDNSLMLQVIFFTIFMGISMLLIGEEKAKPLKDFFDSLNDIVLKMVDLIMLSAPIAVFALLANVVATSGDPDLLIALLKYAGVVTLGLLLMIVFYSVVVATFTRYSPWKFLKEMSPAQLLAFSTSSSAATLPVTMERVEEHIGVDKEVSSFVLPVGATINMDGTSLYQGVAAVFIAQALGFDLSFSGQLTIVLTALLASIGSAAVPGAGMVMLVIVLEAIGFPQDKLAIGLALIFAVDRPLDMLRTVVNVTGDACVAMMVAKSVGKLGKPHVQNWDDHYDEVK